The following proteins are encoded in a genomic region of Fusobacterium sp. SYSU M8D902:
- a CDS encoding glycosyltransferase, producing MNNIKVSIIIPVYNTSKFLTKCLDSVLNQSLKEVEIILLNDGSMDKSDEICLEYSKKYKNIKYINKKNTGCSDTRNLGIKMAKGEYIAFLDSDDYVEKSMYEVLYNQAYLEKLDIMMCGILYHNLIEKNQYSVSPKRIKKFSDFFLYDILIASPCNKIFKKELILKNNIYFPVNTHQGEDLVFCFKSLSFTTEVKYINKDYYHYQIHGNNSIFDLEKKSGLIISFNEMFRFLNSFSQKYPNKKVLLEIFYKLLTIHVMRGLFVRMVNNKVISDNNYKKYSNIYLNEIKKMEYLRFKEWIIALYYKNLIYLIRRLNLFFIIKKIRGGIKNKK from the coding sequence ATGAATAACATAAAGGTAAGTATAATAATTCCCGTTTATAATACAAGTAAATTTTTAACAAAATGTCTTGATAGTGTTTTAAATCAATCTTTGAAAGAGGTAGAAATTATTTTATTAAATGATGGATCTATGGATAAATCAGATGAAATATGTTTAGAGTATTCAAAGAAATATAAAAATATTAAATATATAAATAAAAAAAATACAGGATGTAGTGATACTAGAAATTTGGGTATAAAAATGGCAAAAGGAGAGTATATAGCTTTTTTGGATAGTGATGATTATGTAGAAAAAAGTATGTATGAAGTCTTATATAATCAAGCTTATCTTGAAAAATTAGATATAATGATGTGTGGAATCTTATACCATAATTTAATAGAAAAGAATCAATACAGTGTTTCACCTAAGAGAATAAAAAAATTTTCAGATTTTTTTTTGTATGATATTTTAATCGCTTCTCCATGTAATAAAATTTTTAAAAAAGAATTAATTTTAAAAAATAATATTTATTTTCCAGTTAATACTCATCAAGGTGAGGACTTAGTTTTTTGTTTTAAAAGTTTAAGCTTCACCACTGAAGTTAAATATATTAATAAAGATTATTATCATTATCAAATTCATGGAAATAATTCAATATTTGATTTAGAAAAAAAAAGTGGTCTTATAATAAGCTTTAATGAAATGTTTAGATTTTTAAATTCTTTTTCTCAAAAATATCCTAATAAAAAAGTATTGTTAGAAATATTTTATAAACTATTAACTATACATGTTATGAGAGGATTATTTGTGAGAATGGTAAATAATAAAGTAATATCAGATAATAATTATAAAAAATACAGTAATATTTATTTAAATGAAATAAAAAAAATGGAATATTTAAGATTTAAAGAATGGATTATTGCGTTATATTATAAAAATTTGATATACCTAATTAGAAGATTAAATTTATTTTTTATTATAAAAAAAATTAGGGGAGGGATAAAAAATAAAAAATGA
- the wecB gene encoding UDP-N-acetylglucosamine 2-epimerase (non-hydrolyzing) yields the protein MKVGLIFGTRPEAIKVAPVYHELKNNKIDVKVIVTGQHKEMLYQVLNLFEIVPDYDLKIMKEGQLLSELTGKLLMKLDVIIKKEKFDYILVQGDTTSAFVGALAGFYNQIPIGHIEAGLRTGNIYSPFPEEANRKLISNLADIHFAPTKLNMVNLLKENYSEEKIIKSGNTVIDALYWIKENKSVDLQKIREKYNVSNKKYILITMHRRENWGIPMEESLTAVKDYLKKNKDLYLVFPMHLNPLVRKVIHKVLDDFDKKILLEPLQYLEFIAIMDGAYYIMTDSGGIQEEAPSLGKPTLVLRDTTERPEAIKAGTAKLIGTKYKNIMKYMKLLEGNLYYQMSKSNNPYGDGKSSVRIRKYLEERYE from the coding sequence ATGAAAGTTGGATTAATATTTGGGACAAGACCAGAAGCAATTAAGGTGGCTCCTGTTTATCATGAATTAAAAAATAATAAAATAGATGTTAAGGTTATTGTTACTGGACAACATAAAGAAATGCTTTATCAGGTTTTAAATTTATTTGAAATAGTACCAGATTATGATTTAAAGATTATGAAAGAAGGACAGTTATTATCAGAATTAACTGGGAAACTCTTAATGAAACTTGATGTAATAATAAAGAAGGAAAAATTTGATTATATTTTAGTTCAAGGTGATACTACTTCAGCTTTTGTAGGAGCACTTGCAGGGTTTTATAATCAAATTCCTATAGGTCATATAGAAGCTGGTCTTAGAACAGGAAATATATACTCACCTTTTCCTGAGGAAGCAAATAGAAAATTAATTAGTAATCTTGCAGATATTCATTTCGCACCTACTAAATTAAATATGGTTAATCTTTTAAAAGAAAATTATTCAGAAGAAAAAATAATAAAGAGTGGAAATACAGTGATAGATGCATTATATTGGATAAAAGAAAATAAAAGTGTTGATTTACAAAAAATAAGAGAAAAATACAATGTTTCAAATAAAAAATATATCCTTATTACAATGCATAGAAGAGAAAATTGGGGTATACCAATGGAAGAATCACTTACTGCAGTAAAAGATTATTTAAAAAAAAATAAAGATTTATATTTAGTATTTCCAATGCATTTAAACCCATTAGTAAGAAAAGTAATTCATAAAGTATTGGATGATTTTGATAAAAAAATTTTACTTGAACCATTGCAATATTTAGAATTTATAGCAATAATGGACGGAGCCTATTATATAATGACCGATTCTGGTGGAATACAAGAAGAAGCTCCTTCTTTAGGAAAGCCAACATTAGTATTAAGAGATACTACAGAAAGACCAGAAGCAATTAAAGCGGGAACAGCAAAGCTAATAGGAACAAAATATAAAAATATTATGAAATATATGAAACTTTTGGAAGGAAACTTATATTATCAAATGTCAAAATCAAATAATCCATATGGAGATGGAAAGAGTTCTGTAAGGATAAGAAAATATTTAGAGGAAAGATATGAATAA
- a CDS encoding glycosyltransferase — protein sequence MKKILLIDGTYPINTRNKRMVDTLKKIHIVRVCAWNRENINFEEKDDYIYSSNEGYGNKIKKLYGMRNYFNYIKKVIVNYNPEIIISSQWDMLLLTILSNFKGKIIYENLDLPTSTNSLVLNILLMVEKLMLKKVSGIIYASRFFIPLYNKYKGAKLLLENLPLKEVNNKSYKIEKREKLRISFIGGLRYFETMKNLLLAIQEIENIEVYLIGKGAENNKFQNFIESNELKNIYMIGKYEYKEIKKLYLNTDFVWAVYPNKDYNVKFAISNKFYESVLFEKPCFFSKNTLLGDLVKKNKIGIIVDPYNIEEIKSKIRDLDTGKILMLKENIKIYKRNKKLYWEDNEKELLNFINNI from the coding sequence ATGAAAAAAATATTGCTGATAGATGGAACATATCCAATTAATACGAGAAATAAAAGAATGGTAGATACTTTAAAAAAAATACATATAGTCAGAGTTTGTGCATGGAATAGAGAAAATATAAATTTTGAAGAAAAAGATGATTATATCTATTCAAGTAATGAAGGTTATGGAAATAAAATAAAAAAATTATATGGAATGAGAAATTATTTTAATTATATAAAGAAAGTAATAGTGAATTATAATCCAGAAATAATAATTTCATCACAATGGGATATGTTATTATTAACAATTTTAAGTAATTTTAAAGGTAAAATAATATACGAGAATTTAGATTTGCCGACTTCAACTAATAGTTTAGTATTAAATATTTTGTTAATGGTTGAAAAATTGATGTTGAAAAAAGTATCTGGAATAATTTATGCATCACGATTTTTTATTCCTTTATACAATAAATATAAAGGGGCAAAGTTATTATTAGAAAATTTACCATTAAAAGAAGTAAATAATAAAAGTTATAAGATTGAAAAAAGAGAAAAATTAAGAATATCTTTTATAGGTGGGTTGAGATATTTTGAGACAATGAAAAATTTATTGTTAGCAATTCAAGAAATAGAAAATATAGAAGTATATTTAATTGGTAAAGGAGCTGAAAATAATAAGTTTCAAAATTTTATTGAGAGTAATGAATTGAAGAATATTTATATGATTGGTAAGTATGAATATAAAGAAATAAAAAAATTATACTTAAATACGGATTTTGTATGGGCTGTATATCCGAATAAAGACTATAATGTCAAGTTTGCTATATCTAATAAATTTTATGAAAGTGTTTTATTTGAAAAACCTTGTTTTTTTTCTAAAAATACTTTATTAGGTGATTTAGTCAAAAAAAATAAGATAGGAATAATAGTAGATCCATATAATATTGAAGAAATAAAGTCTAAGATAAGAGACTTAGATACGGGTAAAATTTTAATGTTAAAAGAAAATATAAAAATATATAAAAGAAATAAAAAATTATATTGGGAAGACAATGAAAAAGAGTTATTAAACTTTATAAATAATATTTAA
- a CDS encoding glycosyltransferase family 2 protein, translating into MKKIQKELVSIITPMYNSEKYILETYNSIKNQTYTKWEWIIIDDNSSDNSYKKILNLSKSDTRIKIIQNLQNLKAAKTRNKGLNIATGEYITFIDSDDLWKDNFLERQLKLIKEKKCNVVYASYQKKNEDLTEVLGEYIVPKRVNYKELLKTNYMSCLTVLYKTEEFKQLRFNENLKMHEDYVMWLELLKENIAYANQDILATYRIRKGSVSRNKLKNLLYMYFIFRKIINLSMVDTFFYLGNYIYYGLKKNKKIVMKYWK; encoded by the coding sequence ATGAAAAAAATTCAGAAAGAATTAGTAAGTATAATAACACCAATGTATAATTCAGAAAAGTATATTTTAGAAACATATAACAGCATAAAAAACCAAACTTATACAAAATGGGAATGGATTATAATAGATGATAACTCTAGTGATAATAGTTATAAAAAAATTTTAAATTTATCTAAAAGTGATACAAGAATAAAAATTATACAGAATTTACAAAATTTAAAGGCAGCAAAGACTAGAAATAAAGGATTAAATATAGCAACAGGAGAATACATAACTTTTATAGATAGTGATGACTTATGGAAAGATAATTTTTTAGAAAGACAGTTGAAACTAATAAAAGAGAAAAAGTGTAATGTAGTTTATGCTAGTTATCAAAAGAAAAATGAAGATTTGACAGAAGTTTTAGGGGAATATATAGTTCCTAAGAGGGTAAATTATAAAGAACTTTTAAAAACTAATTACATGTCTTGTTTAACTGTTTTGTATAAAACTGAGGAATTTAAGCAACTAAGATTTAATGAGAACTTAAAAATGCACGAAGATTATGTTATGTGGTTAGAGTTGTTAAAAGAAAATATTGCATATGCGAATCAAGATATTTTAGCTACATACAGGATAAGAAAAGGGTCTGTTTCAAGAAATAAATTAAAAAATTTGTTATATATGTATTTTATATTTAGAAAAATAATAAATTTGAGTATGGTAGATACGTTTTTTTATTTAGGGAATTATATATATTATGGTCTTAAAAAAAATAAAAAAATAGTAATGAAATATTGGAAATAA
- a CDS encoding sugar transferase, whose product MFLKRSIDIVVSFIGIILFLPVMLIISIAIKLTSKGSILFKQRRVTIDMKEFTIYKFRSMKIDFDKDAKGIQVRGNSNVITSVGRIIRKTKLDELPQLFNILLGDMSFIGPRPELPRRLCYYSERDKKIFSVRSGITSPASIIFSNEEYLMNQVKDPEKFYIEQIMPYKIELNLYYIERKNIFYDIYLIFVTFFKIIKKIEDKDIIKDKDLLSKKKEIEEKIGIEY is encoded by the coding sequence ATGTTTTTAAAAAGATCCATTGATATAGTAGTCTCTTTTATTGGAATAATTTTATTTCTTCCAGTGATGTTGATAATATCAATCGCTATAAAATTAACATCAAAAGGGTCAATATTATTTAAACAAAGAAGAGTTACTATAGATATGAAAGAATTTACAATTTATAAATTTAGGAGTATGAAAATAGATTTTGATAAAGATGCAAAAGGGATTCAAGTAAGAGGAAATAGTAATGTAATTACCTCAGTAGGAAGAATAATAAGAAAAACCAAATTAGATGAATTGCCACAATTATTTAATATTTTATTAGGAGATATGAGTTTTATAGGTCCAAGACCAGAATTACCAAGAAGATTATGTTATTATTCAGAAAGAGATAAAAAGATATTTAGTGTAAGAAGTGGTATAACTTCACCAGCTAGCATAATTTTTTCAAATGAAGAATATTTAATGAATCAGGTAAAAGATCCTGAAAAATTTTATATTGAACAAATAATGCCTTATAAAATAGAACTAAATCTTTATTATATAGAAAGGAAGAATATTTTTTATGATATTTATCTTATATTTGTAACTTTTTTTAAAATAATAAAAAAAATTGAAGATAAAGATATTATAAAAGATAAAGATTTACTTAGTAAGAAGAAAGAAATAGAAGAAAAGATAGGAATAGAATACTAA
- a CDS encoding nucleoside-diphosphate sugar epimerase/dehydratase, which yields MEFYSKKEIIGKMILDTIAIIVAARVAIFLKLDISILTILDVKYFLYYILIYLMISFFYKNFQISWSYIDTNDIFKFIVSHIITFILVIFYFSLLREEFSRQILLLVLFFSSTIQLLIRMFFRMLRQYKYNSFFKGKKEGKKAFVYGAGEAGVALIKESKMSKNFIYNIVGFIDDDIKKQKLYINGVRVYGGKEVIKYYARKLKIEVLIIAIPTLEYSKLKLILTELEEISNIEIKILPLIEDRLSDKGLINNIRDVKIEDLLGRDEVIVNDENIFSFIKGKTILITGGGGSIGSEISRQISKYNPKKLINIDINENSLYLLELEIKRNYEGIDLISEICNIRDKEKLDYLFSIYKPDIVFHAAAHKHVPLMEHSPEEAIKNNIFGTKGLVDIVDKYNVDRFVMISTDKAVNPTNIMGATKRACELIIEEKNICSNTKFMAVRFGNVLGSNGSVIPIFKTLLEEGRNLTVTHKEMTRYFMTISEAAQLVIEAGTIGNGGEIFILDMGEPVKIIDLAKNMIRFSKSKVGIDIIGLRPGEKLYEELLYDVNSAIKTENKKIFITKIEKENIDITSYLDKLKEIVSRKPKVSVIKKVMKEFITSYKEIEYK from the coding sequence ATGGAGTTTTATAGCAAAAAAGAGATAATAGGAAAAATGATTTTAGATACAATAGCAATAATTGTAGCTGCAAGAGTTGCCATTTTTTTAAAATTAGATATATCTATATTGACAATTTTGGATGTAAAGTATTTCTTATATTATATTTTAATTTATTTAATGATTTCTTTTTTTTATAAAAATTTTCAAATAAGTTGGAGTTATATTGACACAAATGATATTTTTAAATTTATTGTTAGTCATATAATAACTTTTATACTAGTGATATTTTATTTTTCATTATTGAGAGAAGAATTTTCAAGGCAAATATTATTATTAGTACTATTTTTTTCAAGTACTATACAGCTATTGATAAGAATGTTTTTTAGAATGTTGAGACAATATAAATATAATTCTTTTTTTAAAGGTAAAAAAGAAGGGAAAAAAGCATTCGTTTATGGGGCAGGTGAAGCTGGAGTAGCTTTAATTAAAGAAAGTAAAATGAGCAAAAATTTTATATATAATATTGTGGGCTTTATAGATGATGATATAAAAAAACAGAAACTATATATTAATGGAGTTAGAGTATATGGAGGAAAGGAAGTAATAAAATATTATGCAAGAAAACTAAAAATAGAGGTTTTAATAATAGCTATTCCAACTTTAGAATATTCAAAGCTTAAATTAATATTAACGGAATTAGAAGAAATAAGCAACATAGAAATAAAAATACTTCCTCTTATAGAAGATAGACTTTCAGATAAAGGATTAATTAATAATATAAGAGATGTAAAAATAGAAGATCTTTTAGGTAGGGATGAAGTTATTGTAAATGATGAAAATATATTTTCGTTTATTAAAGGAAAAACTATCTTGATAACAGGTGGTGGAGGAAGTATAGGTTCTGAGATTTCAAGACAGATTTCAAAGTATAACCCTAAAAAATTAATAAATATTGATATAAATGAGAATAGTTTATATTTATTGGAACTTGAGATTAAGAGAAATTATGAGGGAATAGATTTAATAAGTGAAATATGTAATATAAGAGATAAAGAAAAATTAGATTATCTTTTTTCAATATATAAACCAGATATTGTTTTTCATGCAGCAGCACATAAACATGTACCATTGATGGAACATAGTCCTGAAGAAGCAATAAAAAATAATATATTTGGAACAAAAGGTTTGGTAGATATTGTAGATAAATATAATGTGGATAGATTTGTAATGATATCTACAGATAAAGCTGTAAATCCAACAAATATAATGGGAGCAACCAAAAGAGCTTGTGAGCTTATAATAGAAGAAAAAAATATATGTAGTAATACTAAATTTATGGCAGTAAGATTTGGAAATGTTCTTGGAAGTAATGGATCAGTTATTCCAATATTTAAAACTCTTCTCGAAGAAGGAAGGAATCTTACAGTAACTCATAAAGAAATGACAAGATACTTTATGACTATTTCTGAAGCTGCACAACTTGTAATAGAAGCTGGAACTATTGGAAATGGTGGTGAAATATTTATTTTAGATATGGGTGAACCTGTAAAAATAATAGATTTAGCAAAAAATATGATAAGATTTTCAAAAAGTAAAGTAGGAATAGATATTATAGGGTTAAGGCCAGGTGAAAAACTTTATGAAGAATTACTTTATGATGTAAATTCAGCAATAAAAACAGAAAATAAAAAGATATTTATTACTAAAATTGAAAAAGAAAATATTGATATTACTAGTTATTTAGATAAATTAAAAGAAATAGTAAGTAGAAAACCAAAAGTAAGCGTAATAAAAAAAGTAATGAAAGAATTTATTACTTCATATAAGGAAATAGAATATAAATAA
- a CDS encoding transposase — protein MANYIVQFPLRVEKYQKDILEKRFSIGRDIYNSLLNRMNKRYKEMIKTKVYREILEEISQAEGSKEKKNLYKRLETIRKENGFNEYSFHKEVKEMQKYFKKNIDSFTAQKIATQVWRAFEKVMYGNGEKIHFKRVEDFKSLEGKSNGTGIRYIDGYIDWKGLRLKVLVDENNHYEQEAMKSEIAYCRLVRKIVRERVKYYTQIVFKGVPPVNVDKRTGEYRERIGSGEVHIGIGKQYLFYKRENEDIKIVELADRVYPLELRRRELTGELKKRERMGYSNGSIRYKRLRSKLMEVYRKQMAVRKYQHECLSNEILKLGDRLRIDRIEDIQDKVYSLGKERMVKITTGGEIGQRAPVMLIDMLERKLKYKE, from the coding sequence TTGGCTAACTATATAGTTCAATTTCCTTTGAGAGTAGAAAAGTATCAAAAAGATATACTGGAGAAAAGATTTTCAATAGGGAGAGACATATATAACTCACTGTTGAATAGAATGAACAAGAGATATAAAGAGATGATAAAAACTAAGGTCTATAGAGAGATTTTAGAGGAGATATCTCAAGCAGAGGGGAGCAAAGAGAAGAAAAATCTATATAAAAGATTGGAGACCATTAGAAAAGAGAATGGATTTAATGAGTATTCTTTTCATAAAGAGGTAAAAGAGATGCAGAAGTATTTTAAAAAAAATATTGATTCTTTTACTGCACAGAAGATAGCAACACAGGTATGGAGAGCTTTTGAAAAGGTGATGTATGGAAATGGAGAGAAGATTCATTTTAAGAGGGTGGAAGATTTTAAGTCCTTAGAGGGAAAATCAAATGGAACAGGAATTAGATATATTGATGGATATATTGACTGGAAAGGTTTGAGATTAAAGGTCTTGGTAGATGAGAATAATCACTATGAGCAGGAAGCTATGAAGAGCGAGATCGCCTATTGTAGATTGGTTAGAAAGATAGTTAGAGAGAGAGTAAAATACTATACTCAGATAGTTTTTAAGGGAGTTCCACCTGTAAATGTGGATAAGAGAACTGGAGAGTATAGAGAGAGAATAGGTAGTGGAGAGGTTCATATAGGGATAGGTAAACAGTATCTGTTCTACAAGAGAGAGAACGAGGATATAAAGATTGTTGAACTAGCTGATAGGGTATATCCTTTGGAGCTAAGAAGAAGAGAGTTAACAGGTGAACTCAAGAAAAGAGAGAGAATGGGGTACTCCAATGGGAGTATCCGTTATAAGAGATTGAGAAGTAAGCTAATGGAAGTGTATAGGAAGCAGATGGCTGTGAGAAAGTACCAACATGAATGCCTGAGTAATGAGATCTTAAAGCTAGGAGATAGGCTTAGGATAGATAGAATAGAGGATATTCAAGATAAAGTTTACTCTTTGGGAAAAGAGAGAATGGTAAAGATAACAACTGGGGGAGAGATAGGACAGAGAGCTCCTGTTATGTTGATAGACATGTTGGAAAGAAAATTGAAATATAAAGAGTAG
- a CDS encoding cobyric acid synthase, producing MHRKIMVQGTGSSVGKSIIVAGLCRIFAQDGYRVSPFKSQNMALNSFVDIEGLEMGRAQVVQAESGMEIPRAFMNPILLKPNSDNNSQLIIEGKPVKNTSAQEYFSNCSYLKEVALRNYQKIEREFDIGVLEGGGSPAEINLREYDCVNMGMAELVDAPVILVGNIEIGGVFASLYGTIALLDEKDRKRIKGLIINKFRGDAELLKPGIDMLMARLKSEGLDIKFLGVIPYERLDIEEEDVLAKKINDYTKKEGEIKISVIRTDKMSNYTDFDALNQYPDVALNYVFHKEDLGEEDIIILPGSKNTISDIEKLKENGIFERVKELKNRGTVVVGICGGFQMLGEEIEDPHHIEGDQERVKGFGFLKIKTIMERVKYTQQVERVLESDLGNSVIRGCENLKVRGYEIHQGVTVGEDSNLVKEENFILTANESVFGTYIHGIFDNEEFTRRFLNNVRERKGLKPLEDKFSFAEFKEKEYNKLATLLRNNLDMASIYEIMNKGL from the coding sequence ATGCATAGAAAGATAATGGTACAGGGGACAGGTTCATCTGTTGGAAAGAGTATAATAGTAGCTGGGTTATGTAGGATTTTTGCTCAAGACGGGTATAGGGTTTCACCTTTCAAGTCACAGAATATGGCTTTAAACTCATTTGTAGATATAGAGGGGCTAGAGATGGGCAGAGCTCAGGTGGTACAGGCTGAATCTGGAATGGAGATACCGAGAGCTTTTATGAATCCCATACTTTTAAAACCAAATTCTGATAATAATTCACAGCTAATAATTGAGGGTAAACCTGTTAAGAATACTTCAGCTCAGGAGTATTTTTCAAATTGTAGTTACTTGAAGGAGGTAGCTTTGAGAAACTATCAGAAGATAGAGAGAGAGTTCGATATTGGAGTGTTGGAAGGGGGAGGAAGTCCAGCAGAGATAAACTTGAGAGAGTATGACTGTGTGAATATGGGTATGGCTGAACTTGTAGATGCTCCGGTGATATTGGTAGGGAATATAGAGATAGGTGGGGTATTTGCCTCACTTTATGGAACTATAGCTCTATTAGACGAAAAGGATAGAAAGAGAATAAAGGGCTTGATAATAAATAAGTTTAGAGGAGATGCTGAACTATTAAAGCCTGGAATAGATATGCTTATGGCAAGATTGAAGAGTGAAGGTTTGGATATTAAATTCTTAGGAGTTATCCCCTATGAGAGATTGGATATAGAAGAGGAAGATGTACTTGCTAAGAAGATAAATGACTATACTAAAAAAGAGGGAGAGATAAAGATAAGTGTAATTAGGACAGATAAGATGTCTAACTACACAGATTTTGATGCTCTCAACCAATATCCTGATGTGGCACTAAACTATGTGTTTCATAAGGAAGATCTAGGAGAAGAGGATATAATCATACTGCCAGGAAGTAAAAATACAATATCTGATATTGAGAAGTTAAAAGAGAATGGGATATTTGAAAGAGTTAAAGAGTTAAAGAATAGAGGAACAGTGGTAGTAGGAATTTGTGGTGGATTCCAGATGTTAGGAGAGGAGATAGAGGATCCACACCATATTGAAGGAGACCAAGAGAGAGTAAAGGGATTTGGTTTCTTAAAAATTAAAACTATTATGGAGAGAGTAAAATATACCCAACAGGTGGAGAGAGTACTGGAGAGTGACCTTGGAAACAGTGTCATAAGAGGTTGTGAAAATCTCAAGGTGAGAGGGTATGAGATACATCAAGGAGTAACTGTAGGAGAGGATAGTAACCTAGTTAAAGAGGAGAACTTCATCCTTACAGCTAATGAGAGTGTATTTGGAACATATATTCACGGAATCTTTGACAATGAGGAGTTCACTAGAAGATTTTTAAATAATGTAAGAGAGAGAAAGGGATTAAAACCTCTAGAGGATAAATTTTCATTTGCTGAATTTAAAGAAAAGGAGTATAATAAACTTGCAACACTTTTGAGGAACAACCTTGATATGGCAAGTATTTATGAGATAATGAATAAAGGATTATGA
- a CDS encoding MerR family transcriptional regulator — MKDYLTIGEVSKITSLPISTLRYYDSEGIISPSYKDEDTNYRYYGFFQIPIIKMIVHLKKLGFSNAKIKSHLENVSYSHTLELMNKMLEQTKKEIVRLQELEEELVENATQMRYLITLENNMDRFFIEEEEIRGIYAPVVMDKDYVGISKAFKELDGFLVSTKQNLVPVGMYAFTIKEEEIVNRSYAYDKLILLKDYEEYGNRCYYPKKKYASTVCQSKFDEIRFGVEKMVKWVADEGYEIDGDTFVHILSGPAFEKDPTDLKYIVRVPIK; from the coding sequence ATGAAAGATTATTTAACAATAGGAGAGGTATCTAAGATAACGAGCTTACCAATTTCTACATTGAGATACTATGACAGTGAAGGGATAATATCACCAAGTTATAAAGATGAGGATACTAATTATAGATATTATGGCTTTTTTCAAATACCTATTATTAAGATGATAGTTCACTTAAAAAAATTGGGATTTAGTAATGCAAAGATAAAGAGTCATCTGGAGAATGTGAGCTATTCTCACACTCTTGAGTTGATGAATAAGATGTTGGAGCAGACGAAAAAGGAGATTGTAAGACTTCAAGAATTGGAAGAGGAGCTTGTGGAGAATGCCACTCAGATGAGATATCTCATAACTCTAGAAAACAATATGGATAGATTCTTTATTGAGGAGGAGGAGATAAGAGGTATCTATGCTCCAGTGGTGATGGATAAGGACTATGTGGGTATATCCAAAGCATTTAAGGAGCTAGATGGATTTTTGGTATCTACAAAGCAAAATCTAGTACCTGTAGGAATGTATGCCTTTACTATAAAGGAGGAGGAGATAGTAAATAGGAGCTATGCCTATGATAAACTCATACTTCTAAAAGATTATGAGGAGTATGGGAATAGATGTTACTATCCTAAGAAAAAATATGCATCTACAGTGTGCCAGAGTAAGTTTGATGAGATAAGATTTGGTGTGGAGAAGATGGTAAAATGGGTAGCTGATGAGGGCTATGAGATAGATGGAGATACATTTGTACACATACTATCAGGGCCAGCATTTGAGAAGGATCCTACAGACTTAAAATATATAGTGAGAGTGCCGATCAAATAA